A window of the Deltaproteobacteria bacterium genome harbors these coding sequences:
- a CDS encoding GYD domain-containing protein, translating into MPIFMMFGKYSKESLKGVSEERTKKAIKIIEKNDGKIISMYAVLGEHDLVFTLDFPDADKVLSTSVALNMLTGISFTTSPVVDVEQFDRLMSEVERI; encoded by the coding sequence CGGGAAGTACAGCAAGGAGTCGCTGAAAGGGGTGTCGGAGGAACGGACGAAGAAGGCGATAAAAATCATCGAGAAAAATGACGGGAAAATCATCTCGATGTACGCCGTCCTGGGGGAACACGATCTGGTTTTTACCCTGGATTTCCCCGACGCGGACAAGGTCCTGTCCACATCGGTCGCCCTCAATATGCTGACGGGCATTTCCTTTACGACATCGCCCGTAGTGGATGTCGAACAGTTCGACCGGCTCATGTCCGAAGTCGAAAGGATTTAG